The DNA region TTCCACACCGGCGCGAACCTCGCGGACATCACCACCAACCGCGTCCTGCAAGGGGCGCTCCTGGACGACACCGCCCGGATCCGCAAGGCCCTCACCGACCAGCTGACGGTGTTCGCCACCATCGACCCGTACCGCCTCGAGCACGGTGTCACGGACGGCTACTACGCCGACGGCTCCTTCATCCAGCACGCCTCCGTGGCGTACACCGGCTCCTACGGCAAGGGGCTGCTCGCCCGGGTCGTGCAGACGCTGAAGATCCTCGACGGCACGGGCTTCGCGCACGGCGAGGAGCTGGTGCCCGTCGTGCACGGGTGGGTGCGCAACGGCTTCGCGCCGCTGATCTTCGAGGGCTGGATGATGGAGATCGTCAAGGGGCGGGCGGTGTCGCGGACCGACTCCGGTTACACGGACGTCGCCGTCGTCGTCGAGGCCGTCGTCGACCTCTCCTCGCTCGCCGCCGGCGCCGTGTCCACCGCCCTCAAGAGCTACGTGAAGCACATCCGCGAGACCTCCCGCGCCGCCCTCGACCCGGCCCGCTTCGTCTCCCCGGTCAGCGTCGTGCGGTACGCCGACATCCTCGCCGACGCCTCCGTCCCGGCGGCCGACCTCAATCCCGCCGCGCGCAGCGTCGCCTTCAACGCGATGGACAAGACCGTGCACCGCAGACCGGGCTACGCCTTCGCCCTGTCCCGCAGCTCGGCGCGGATCAGCAAGTACGAGTACATGAACGGCGAGAACCTGATGCCGTGGTTCCAGGGCGAGGGCGCGCACTACCTCTATCTGGCCGGGCAGGACCAGACCCGGGCGTACGGCGTGGACTACTTCACCACGGTGTCGCCGTACGCGCTCGCGGGCGTCACGGCACCGACGGAACAGCGGCGCACAGTACCGGAGTTGTACGGCAAGCCCTACTACGACAACCCCGGGCACCCGCTGAAGTTCACCTCCTCGTCGGAGTCGCAGAACACGTACGTGTACTTCCCGCGCGGCACCCACGCGCACTCCGGCGGCGCGGTGCTCGGGGCGTACGGCGCGGCCGGGATGGTGCAGTCGAGCGATGTCGCCTTCCGGGACCGGGAGTTGCTGCCCGACGACTTCGTGGTCCACCGCAACGCGGCCGCCACCAAGTCGTGGTTCCTGCTCGACGACGAGATCGTGGTCCTCGCGGCGGGCGTCGGGGACCCGGCCGGGCGCGCCGTGACGACGACTGTCGACGCGCGGATCGCGGCGCCCGACGACGCGGTGTCCGTCACGGGGACGCGTGCCGACGGGCGGCCCTGGTCGGGGCCAGGCACGGCGGAGCTGCGCTGGCTGCGGTACGCCAACGCCACGCAGGGCACCGCCGTCGGTTATCTCTTCCTCGACGCGCCGCCGGTGCGGGTCGCCCTGGACCGGGTGACGCGCAGCCGTCGTGTCGTGCGCACCGCGAACCCGGACACGGCGGTGACCCGGCAGGTCCTCGGCGTGTCGGTGGACCAGGCGGCCGGGGCGCGCCCGATCGGCCTCGCCTACGCGCTGGTCCCGAACGCGGACGCGTCCCGGCTGCGGTCGTACGCGAAGCGGCCGCTGCGCGTCCTCGCCAACTCCGCGCGCGTACAGGCCGTGTCCCACCGGGGCCTCGGACTCACGGCCCTCAACACCTTCACGTCGGGCCGCCACGAGGTCGGTGCCCTGCGCGTCGAGGGCCCGTCGTCCCTCCTCGTCCGCCGCCCGCCGGACTCCGGCCTCACGTCGGTCGCCGTGTCCGACCCGACCATGGGCCGGGACACGGTCAGCGTGCTGCTGCGGGGGCGGCGGCTGCGGAAGGTGACGGCGGACGAGGGGGTCCGGGTGCAGGCGGTGCCCGGGGGTACCCGGATCGACGTCACCACGCGTCACGCGTACGGGCGGAGCTTCACGGTGACGTTGCGGGGGCCGCGCTGACCCGGTCGCGCGTCAGGCGGCCACCGTGTCGTGGTGGATCGGTGTGTGCGCCCCGCGCAGGGGCGCCCCCGTCCCGCCCCGCCGTGCGGCGACGATCTCCGCCGCGATGGACAGCGCCGTCTCCTCCGGCGTGCGCGCGCCGAGGTCGAGGCCGATGGGCGAGTGCAGCAGGGCCAGCTCGCCCTCGGTGACGCCGGCCTCGCGCAGCCGGGCGTTGCGGTCCTCGTGGGTGCGCCGGGACCCCATGGCGCCGACGAAGGCGACCGGCATCCGCAGGGCGTGCACCAGCACCGGCACGTCGAACTTGGCGTCGTGCGTGAGCACGCACAGCACCGTGCGCGCGTCGGTCTCGGTGCGCTCCAGGTACCGGTGCGGCCAGTCGACGACGATCTCGTCGGCCTCGGGGAAGCGGCCGGGTGTGGCGAAGACGGCCCGGGCGTCGCACAAGGTCACGTGATACCCGAGGAACTTGCCCGCCCGCACCAGCGCCGCCGCGAAGTCCACCGCGCCGAACACGATCATGCGGGGCGGCGGCACGCTCGACTCGACGAGCAGGGTGAGCCCGCCGGGGCAGTGCGCGCCGTCCTCGGACACCTCCACGGTGCCGGTCCGGCCCGCGTCGAGCAGGGCCCGGGCCTCGGCGGCGGCGGTGCGGTCCAGGCCCGTGGCGCCGCCGAACCCGCCCTCGTACGTGCCGTCGGGCCGCACCAGGAGCGAGCCGCCCCGCAGGTCGTCCGGGCCGCGGGCGACCCGCACGAGCGCCGCGGTGCGCCCGTCGGCGGCCGCCGCGAGGGCGGCCGCGAGGACGGGGCGGTCCGGGGCGTCGACGCCGACCGGGGTGATGAGGATGTCGATGACGCCGCCGCAGGTCAGGCCGACGGCGAAGGCGTCGTCGTCGCTGTACCCGAAGCGTTCCAGGACGCTGTGGCCGTCGTCGAGTGCCTGGGCGCACAGGTCGTAGACGGCTCCTTCGACGCAGCCGCCGGACACCGAGCCGATGACGGTGCCCTCGCGGTCGACGGCGAGGGCGGCCCCCGGCGGGCGGGGCGCGCTGCCGCCGACGGCAACGACGGTGGCCACGGCGAACTCGCGGCCCTCCGCGGTCCACCGGCGCAGCTCGTCGGCGATGTCAAGCACGGGTCCCGCCCTCGGGCACGGCGCCCGCCCTCAGCACCCGGTCGGGGCGGATCGGCAGTTCGCGGTGGCGGACGCCGGTGGCGTGCCAGACCGCGTTGGCGATGGCGGCGGCCCCGCCGACGATGCCGATCTCACCGATGCCTTTGATGCCGACGGGGTCGCCGGGGGCGGGTTCGCCGATCCAGTCCGCCTCGATGACGGGGACGTCGGCGTTGGCGGCGAAGTGGTAGCCCGCGAGGTCGCCGTTGGCGAGGGCGCCCGAGGTGCGGTCCCTGATGGCCTCCTCGTGCAGCGCCATGGACAGGCCCCAGGTCATGCCGCCGACGAGCTGGCTGCGGGCGGTGAGGGGGTTGACGATGCGTCCGGCGGCGAAGATGCCGAGCATGCGGCGCACCCGCACCTCGCCGGTGCCGACGTCGACGGCGACCTCGGCGAACTGGGCGCCGTAGGAGTGCCGTTCGAGCTGGGACTGCGCGCCGATGGCCTCGGTGGTGTCGGAGCGCACCGTGATGCCCTCCGGCGGGATGTCCGCTCCGGGGGCGAGGCGTTCGCGCAGTTCGGTGATGGCGGCCAGGACGGCCCATGACCACGAGCGGGTCCCCATGGAGCCGCCGGACAGCCAGGCCTGGCCGAGGTCGCTGTCGCCGATCCGCACCCGGACCCGCTCGACCGGCACGTCGAGGGCGTCGGCGGCCACCTGGAGGAGCGCGGTGCGGGCGCCGGTGCCGACGTCGGCCGCGTTGACGCGCACGGTGAAGGTGTCGTCCGCCTCCGCGGTGACCGCGGCGGTCGAGGGGGCGGCACCGGCGGGGAAGGTGGCCCCGGCCGTGCCCGTGCCGATGAGCCAGCGGCCTTCGCGGCGCACGCCGGGGCGCGGGTCACGGTCGGCCCAGCCGAAGCGGCGGGCGCCCTCGTGGAAGCAGGCGAGCAGGTCGTTGTCCTCGAAGGGCAGGCCGGTGACAGGCCCGACGGTGGGTTCGTTGCGGGCACGCAGCTCGATCGGGTCGAGGCCGCACCTCTCGGCGAGCTCGTCGAGCGCGGACTCCAGGGCGAACGACCCGGGTGCCTCTCCCGGCGCGCGCATGAACGTCGGCGTGGGCACGTCGAGCGGCACGACGTGGTTGGCGGTGCGGTGCGCGTCGGCGTCGTACAGGGCGCGGCCGAACGCGCTGCTCGCCTCGACGAACTCGGTCAGGGTCGAGGTGAGCGACACCCCGTCGTGGTCGAAGGCGCGCAGCCGCCCCTCGGCGTCGGCGCCGAGCCTGACCCGCTGGCTCGTGGGGCTGCGGTAGCCGATGAGGGAGAACATCTGCCTGCGGGTCATGACGACGCGCACGGGGCGTCCGATGACGGTGGTCGCCATCACGGCGAGCACGTTGTGGGCGCGGGCCATGGCCTTGGAGCCGAAGCCGCCGCCGACGTGCTCGGAGCGCACGTGCACCGACGCCGGGTCGAGCTGGAACAGCGTGGCGATCTCGCCCGCCGTCGCGAACGTGCCCTGGCTGGAGTCGACGATCTCCAGGCGGCCGTTGTCCCAGCGCGCCATCGCCGCGTGCGGCTCCATGGCGTTGTGGTGCTGTTCGGGAGTGCTGTAGCGCTCGTCGACGAGCACGGCGGACGCGGCGAGCGCGGCGTCCAGGTCGCCCTTCTCCGTGACCGCGGGGCCGATGGCGGTCGCCTCCGGGGTGTAGCGCGCGGGGTGGTCGGCATGGAAGTCGACGTCGTGCGGCTCGGTGTCGTATTCGACGACCAGCGCCTCGGCGGCCTCCCTCGCCTGCTCGGAGGTCTCGGCGACGACGAACGCCACCGGCCAGCCGATGTGCGGCACCCGGTCGCGCTGGAGGATCTCGGCGACCGGGTCGGGCCCGAACTGTCCGACGAAGTTCTCCTGGAGCCGGGGCGCGTTGCCGTGGTGGAGGACGGCGAGCACGCCGGGCATCCGCAGGACGGATTCCTCGTCGACGGAGCGGACGCGGCCGCGGGCGACGGTGGACCCGACGATCCAGCCGTGGGCGAGTTCCGCGTAGGGCACCTCGCCCGAGTAGCGGGCCGCGCCGGTGACCTTGGCGAGTCCCTCGACGCGGGTGTGCGCGGCGCCGACGGCGCCCTTGCCCCGGGTCGTTCCGGTGGCGGTGGTCATCGTGCGGCCCCCTCGGTCGCTTCGGTCAGCTCGCTCAGCAGGGCCACGGTCAGGTTGCGCAGGAGCGGCACCTTGTAGCCGTTGTCGGACAGGGGCTCGGCGGCGGCCAGTTCGGCGTCCGCGGCGGCGGCGAAGGCGGTGGCCGTGGCCGGGCCTCCGGTGAGGGCCGCCTCGGCCGCCCGCGCCCGCCACGGCCGCGACGCGACCGCGCCGTAGGCGAGGCGCACCTCGCGTACGACGCCGTCCTCGACGTCGAGCGCGGCGGCGATCGAGCCGATGGCGAAGGCGTACGAGGCGCGCTCGCGGACCTTGCGGTAGCGGGAGTGGGCGGCGACGGGGGCGGGCGGCAGGGTGACGCCGGTGATCAGGGCGCCGGGCGGCAGCGCGGTCTCGCGGTGCGGGGTGTCGCCGACAGGCAGGTAGAAGTCCGCCAGGTGAGTCTCGCCGGGCCCGTCGGCGGTCTCGTACGAGATGACCGCGTCGAAGGCCGCGAGTGCCACCGCCATGTCGGAGGGGTGGGTGGCGACGCAGTGCGCGGAGGCGCCGAGGATCGCGTGGTTGTGGTGCTCGCCGTCGTGCGCGGAGCAACCGCTGCCGGGCACGCGCTTGTTGCAGTGCCTGGCCGTGTCGGTGAAGTAGCCGCAGCGGGTGCGCTGGAGCAGGTTCCCGCCGACGGTGGCCATGTTGCGCAGCTGCCCGGAGGCGCCCGCGAGGACGGCCTGGGTGAGCGCGGGGTAGCGGCGGCGGACCTCGGGGTGCGCGGCGAGGTCGCTGTTGGTGACGGTCGCGCCGACCCGCAGGCCGCCGTCGGCCGTCACCTCGATGCCGTCCAGGGGCAGTTCCCGTACGTCGACCAGGAGCGCGGGCCGTTCGACGCCGGACTTCATCAGGTCGACGAGGTTGGTGCCGCCGCCGAGGAAGCGGGCCTCGGGGTCGGCGCCGAGCAGGGCGACCGCTCCGGCGACGTCGTGGGCGCGCTGATATGCGAACTCCCTCATGCCGCCGCCTCCTTGGCCTCGGCGCCGTCGGCCCGCATGTCCTCGGCCGCGCGGGCGACCGCCCGCACGATGGACACGTACGCGCCGCAGCGGCAGAGGTTGCCGCTCATGCGTTCGCGGATCTCGTCCGGGTCGAGCGGCGGGGCCGCCTCGGGCCGGACGTCGGTGGTGGCGGCGCTCGGCCAGCCCGCCGCGTGCTCCTCGATGACGGCGATGGCGGAGCAGATCTGGCCGGGGGTGCAGTAGCCGCACTGGTAGCCGTCGAGGTCGAGGAAGGCCTGCTGGACCGGGTGCAGCCGGTCGCCGTCGGCGACGCCCTCGATGGTGGTGATCTCGCGACCGTCGGCGGCGACGGCGAGCTGCAGGCACGCCAGGCTGCGGCGGCCGTCGACGAGGACCGTGCAGGCTCCGCACTGGCCCTGGTCGCAGCCCTTCTTGGTGCCGGTCAGGTCCAGGCGCTCGCGCAGCGCGTCGAGCAGGGTGGTGCGGTGGTCGACGGGAAGGGTGTGCTTCTCGCCGTTGACGTTCAGGGTGATGCCGCTGGACGTCGTGGTGGCGCCGGGCGTCGGTGGAGCCATGGTCGGCCTTCTTTCGCGGTTGCTGGTGCGGTGCGCGACGGGCGCCGGAGTGCTGGGGCGGCGCGGGAAGGGGAGCTTCGAGAGGTGAGCGGTGTCCGGAAACCGACGTGGGTGCGGGGAGGCGGTCAGGCTGAGGCGGAGGGGCGGACGCCGCGCACGGCGGCGTCTTCGCGGGGGTTCAGGGCAGGCGTCCTGGTGAGGGCACCGACTGCTCGCAGTGGGCAGGTGTCACCGGCCGACTGCATCCGGCCACACCTGACGCTATGGTGGAGTGGACTCAAACGGACAGCTGTCCGTTACCCCTCGAAATTTAGCGGACACCTGTCCGCTTAGCAAGGCCGTTCCTCGCCCGCCGCGGGACATACGCCCCGACCGACTGGAGGACGACGAGTGCGCGAGAAGCGCGAGACACCCCTGCGTTCGGACGCGCAGCGCAACCGCGAGCGCATCCTGGCCGTCGCGCTCGAGGAGCTGACGCGGTCCGGCGACGCCCCGCTGAGCGCGATCGCCAAGAAGGCCGGCGTCGGACAGGGGACGTTCTACCGCCACTTCCCGAGCCGCGAGGCACTCGTCCTCGAGGTCTACCGGAACGAGGTACGGCAGGTGGCCGACGCGGCGGCGCGGCTCCTGGAGACCCGGCCGCCGGAGTGCGCGCTGCGGGAGTGGATGGACCACCTCGCCCGGTACGCGATGACCAAGGTGGGCCTCGCCGACGCGATGCGGGTGGCGACCACCAGCCACGGGACCCTGGTCAGCGTGGCGCACGGCCCGCTGACGTCGGCCATCACGCTGCTGCTCGACGCCAACGAGGAGGCGGGCACGATCCGTCCGGGCGTGAGCGCCGACGACTTCCTGCTGGCCATCGCCGGGCTGTGGCAGATCGACCCGCACCAGGAGTGGCAGCCGCGCGCCGGACGCCTGCTCGACCTCGTCATGGACGGCCTGCGGGCCGGCGCGCCGGAGGACCGGGCGCCGGCCGCGGAACGCTAGCGCCCTTCCTTGCACACCTGCTGAATCGCCGTCACCAACTGGTCGCGGTGCGGCTGCGCCGCGCGGTCCAGCGCCAGCGCGAACGGCAGCACGGCGCCGTCGGGCCGCGTGATCCGGCGCGGCGGCGCCACCAGACGCATCTCCTCGGCGGCCACGGCCACGACCTCGGCGCCGAGCCCGCAGAAGCGGTTGGAGTCGTCGATGACGACGAGGCGCCCCGTGCGCTGCACGGACGCGGCCAGCCCCTGCCAGTCGAACGGGTACACCGTGCGCGGGTCGAACACCTCCACCGACACCTCGTCGGCCAGCTCCTCGGCCACCTCCACGGCCTGTCCCACGAACTGGCCGACCGCCACCACCGTGACATCCGTCCCCGGCCGCGCCACATGGCCGACCCCGAGGGGCAGGGGCGCGAGCGAGGCGAGGTCGACGCTCTCGAAGGTCATCGACGAGGCGGCCGGGGTGAGCACCACGACCGGGTCGTCGTCCCGGATCGCCGACACCATCAGGCCGTAGGCGTCCGCGGGGCCCGACGGCACCACGGTCTTCAGGCCGACGTGCGCGAAAAGGCTGTACGGCTGGTCGGAGTGCTGGCCGGCCCAGCCGGTCCGGGAGCCGGAGCCGGGCACCAGATAGGTGACCGGCACCTTCACCTGCCCGCCGGTCATGAGCGAGAACTTGTGCGCCTGGTTGGCGATCTGCTCGAAGACCAGGAACATCAGCGACGGAATCTGGAACTCGATGACGGGGCGGCGCCCCGACAGGGCGGCGCCGGTGGCGAAGCTGGTGAACGCCTGCTCCGACAGCGGGGTGTCGACGATCCGCTCCGGGCCGAAGCGCTGCACGAGCCCCTTGGTGACGTTGGCGACGCCCACCCGGACGTCCTCGCCGAACACGCAGACGTCGAGGTCCCGCTCCAGCTCGTCGCCCAGGGCCCGGGTGAGCGCGGTCAGACAGCCGAGCTTAGGCATGGGTGCTCACTCCCGCCCGGGGCCGCAGGCCCGTCGCGTACAGATGGTCGAGCGCGTCGGCCGGATCGGGTTCCGGGCTGTCCCGCGCGAACCGCACCGCCGTGTCGAGGGCGGCCTCCACCTCGTCGTCGACGCGGGCGCGCTCGCCCTCCGGGATCCGGTCGCCCTGGATCCGCACCGGGTCGCGGCGGCGTCCCTCCTTCACCTGCTCGGGGGTGCGGTAGCGCACGAACGACCGGTGCTCCCAGGTGTGGTGGGCGTCGAACCGGTAGGTGCGGCACTCCAGGAGCGCCGGTCCGCCGCCCGCCCTGGCCCGGTCGACGTGCCTCCGCGCGGCGGCCGCCACGGCCTCGGCGTCCATGCCATCGACCGTCTCGGCGGACATCCCGAAGGCGGCGGCCCGCCCCACGATCGTGCCCGCGACCATGTCCTCCACGGTGACCGTCGAGGAGTAGCCGTTGTTCTCGCACACGAACAGGACCGGGAGCCGCCACAGCGACGCCAGGTTGAGGGACTCCAGGACGACGCCCTGGCTGACCGCCCCGTCGCCGAAGAAGCTCACGGCGACCCGGTCGGCGCCCGCGCGCACCGCCGCCCACGCGGCACCCGTCGCGATCGGGGCACCGGCGCCGACGATGCCGTTCGCGCCGAGGATGCCGAGGCCGACGTCGGCGGCGTGCATGGAGCCGCCCCGCCCCTTGTTCAGGCCCGTCGTGCGGCCCATCAGCTCGGCCGTCATGCGATTCAGGTCGGCGCCCTTGGCCAGGACGTGGCCGTGGCCCCGGTGGGTGCTGGTGATGACGTCGTCGGGGCGCAGCGCCGCGCACACCCCGGCGGCCACGGCCTCCTGGCCGGTACAGGGATGGATGCCACCGACGATCTCGCCCGCCTTCACCAGCTCGACGCAGCGCTCCTCGAAGCGGCGGATCAGCCGCATGGCGCGGTAGAGCGCCACCGCGTCCGGGCCGGATCCGCCGGTGTCCGGGCCGGATCCGCTGGTGTCCGGACCGGATCCGCTGGTGTCCGGATCGGGCCCACCGGCTTCCGGACCCGGCCCACCGGTGCGCGGACGCGGCCCACTGGGGTCCGCCCGCCAAGCCGTGTCCGCTGAGGGTTTCGCCATCCTGTCACTCACTTCCCTTCTCCTCCGTTGTCCTCCGTGGTCCGCCGGCTCACCCTCAGGGCGAGCCCGGCGACGGTGGGTGCCTCGAAGACCGCGCGGATCCCGAGGGGCGTGTCCAGCGCGGCACGGACGCGGGACACGAGCTTCACGGCGAGCAGGGAGTGCCCGCCGAGGTCGAAGAAGCTGTCGTCGACGCCGACGTCCGGTACGCCGAGGGCATCCGCGAACAGCGCGCACAGCGCCGATTCGGTCGCGGTACGCGGCCCTCGCCCCGTCGGCCGCCCCGCGCCGTCGTCCGGGGCGGGCAGGGCACGCCGGTCGAGCTTGCCGTTGGGGCTCAGGGGCAGCCGGTCGAGGGGCACGAAGACGGCGGGCACCATGTACTCGGGCAGGGTCCGTGCCAGCAGATCCCGCAACTCGGCTCCGTCCGGGACCCGTTGCCCGGCCGCGTCCGGCACGCAGTACGCGACGAGCCGGCGGTCCCCGGCCCTGTCCTCGCGCACGACGACCGCGGCCTGCGCGATGCCCGCGTGGGCCACCAGGGCGGACTCCACCTCGCCCGGCTCGATCCGGAAGCCGCGGATCTTCACCTGGTGGTCGGCGCGCCCCAGATACTCCAGGTGACCATCGGCGCGGCGCCTGGCCAGGTCGCCGGTGCGGTACATCCGCTCCCCCGGCCCGCCGAACGGGTCGGGCACGAACCGCTCGGCGGTGAGCCCGGGCCGGTGCAGATAGCCGCGGGCCAGCCCGGCCCCGGCGACGTACAACTCGCCGGTGACGCCGGTCGGTACGAGCTGGAGGTGCTGGTCGAGGACGTAGGTGCGGGTGTTGCGGACGGGACGGCCGATGGGCGGCGCCTCCGGGTCGGGCGAGGCGGCGGGTTCGGTGAAGGCCGCGGCGGCCCCGGAGGCAGCGGAGGCAGTCGAGGCAGCGGAGTCGACGGGGCCGGTGGGGCCCGTGAGGGTGGTGGAGTCGGCTGCGTCCTCGTCCGAGAACCACGCGGTGGTGTAGACGGTGGCCTCGGTCGGGCCGTAGACGTTGACGATCCGCGCGCCCGGCACGGCGGCCCGGATCTGAGCCAGGGTGTGCGCGGGCAGGGCCTCGCCGCCGAGGGCGACGACGTCCGCGCCCAGGTCCACGGCGTGGTGGCTCACCAACTCCTCGAGGGCCGAGGGGACGGCGCAGACGAGGGTGCCCCGCCACTGCCCGCCCGCGCGCTCGCCGAGGGACAGCACGTCGGCGACGACCTCGATGACGCCGCCGGAGAGCAGCGGGCCGAAGATCTCGAAGACGGAGACGTCGAAGGTCAGCGGCGTGGCGGCCAGGGCGTGGGCGAGGCGCGCGGTGCCCAGGGCCTCACGGCCCCACAGCACGAGGTCCACGACGTTCGCGTGCGGGACGAGGACTCCCTTGGGGCGGCCTGTGGATCCGGAGGTGTAGAGGACGTAGGCGCCGTTGGCCGGGGTGAGGGGGCTGGTCCGGTCGCTGTCGCGCGGGTTCGTGGCGGGCGCGTCGGCGTCCGTGTCCAGGGGCACGCGCGGCACGTCCGCGGGGAGTGCGCAGTGCGCGTCGTGCGCGGTGACGACGCAGGCGGGTGCGGCGTCCCGGAGCATGAAGGCGATGCGGTCGGCGGGGTGGCGCGGGTCGACGGGCAGATAGGCGGCGCCGGTCTTCAGGACGGCGACGAGGGCGACGACCATCTCGGCGGAGCGGGGCAGGGCCAGGGCCACGACCTGCTCGGGCCCTGTGCCCTCGGCGATGAGCCGGTGCGCGAGGCGGTTGGCGCGCGCGTTCAACTCCGAGTAGCTGAGCCGCACGTCGCCGAAGACGACGGCCGGGGCGTCCGGGGTGCGCGCCACCTGCTCCTCGAAGAGGTCCACCGCCGTGACCGGCGGGATGGGCCGTGCGGTGTCGTTCCACTCCTCCAGGAGGAGCCGCCGCTCCTTGGCGCTCAGGACGTCCAGGTGGCCGATCGGCAGGTGCGGTTCGTCGGCCGCGGCGCTCAGGAGCCGGGCGAGGCGGGTCGCGACGGCGTCCACGCTCCCGGGGTCGAACAGGTCGGTGCTGTACTCGAAGAACCCGGTCAGACCCGCGGGTCGGCCGTCGTCGGTGAAGCGTTCCTCGATGTTGAGGAGCAGGTCGAAGCGGGCCGAGCCCGGGTGCAGGAGGTCGGTGGCGATCTTCAGGCCGGGGACGTCGAGGCTCGGGGCCGGGGCGTTCTGCACCACCAGGGACACCTGGAAGAGGGGGTGCCTGCCGATGGCGCGGGGCGGGTTGAGGTCGTCGACCAGGTACTCGAAGGGCACGTCCTGGTGCTCGTACGCGCTCAGGGACACGTCACGGACCCGGTGCAGCAGGTCGCGGAAGGTGGGGTTGCCGGAGGTGTCGTTGCGGATGACGAGGGTGTTGACGAAGAAGCCCACGGAGCGGTCGAGGCCCTGGTCGGTGCGGCCTGCGATCGGTGAGCCGATGGGGATGTCGGATCCGGCGCCGAGCCGGGTGAGCAGCGCGGCGAGCCCGGCCTGGAGCACCATGAACAGGCTGGTCCCGGTCTCCTGGGCGAGCGCGGAGAGCCGCCGGTGCAGCTCGGCGTCCCAGGCCACGGAGAGGGTCTCGCCGCCGTAGCCGGGCGCGGCGGGGCGCGGGCGGGCGAAGGGCAGGTCCACCTGTTCCGGCAGGTCGGCGAGCTGGCGCCGCCAGTAGGCGAGCTGGTGGGCGAGCGGGCTCGCCGGGTCGTCGGGGTCGCCGAGGAGGTCGCGCTGCCAGAGGCCGTAGTCGGCGTACTGGACGGCCGGAGCGGGGGCCTGGCTGTGGGACGTCGCGGGGTCCGTGGGGGCGGGCGTCGGGCCGGTGCCGCGAGGGGCGCGCCCGCCGCCCTCGTCACGGGGGTGCCCCGCCGCCGACTCAGCGCGGCGCCTCTCGTACGCCGCCGTCAGATCCTCCGTCAGCGGCGCGAACGACCAGCCGTCGCAGGCGATGTGGTGCACCAGGAGCAGCAGCACGTGCTCGGTGGCGCCGACCTGGAAGAGGTGGGTGCGCAGCGGTATCTCGGCTGCCAGGTCGAAGCGGTGGCCGCTCGCGGCGGCGAGGGCGCCGGACAGCTCCGCCTCGGTCGTGCGGGTCACCGGCAGCGGCGGCCGGGCGTCCTTCGCGGGCAGGATGTGCTGGCGGGGCTCCCCGTCGTGCTCGGGGAAGACGGTGCGCAGGGACTCGTGGCGGGCGACGAGGTCGGCGACGGCGGCGCGCAGCGCGGGGATGTCCAGGTCCCCGCTGAACCGCAGGGTCCAGGGGACGTTGTAGGCGCGGCTCATGCCTTCGAGGCGGTGCAGGAACCACAGGCGGCGCTGGGCGAAGGACAGCGGGAGCGGGTCGGGGCGCTCGGCGGCGCGCAGGACGGGGCGGGTGGCCGAGGCACCGGCGGTGCCGTGGCCGCCCGGGGCGCCGAGTGCGTCCAGGTGCGCGGCGAGTCCGGCGACGGTGGG from Streptomyces flavofungini includes:
- a CDS encoding thiamine pyrophosphate-dependent dehydrogenase E1 component subunit alpha encodes the protein MSDRMAKPSADTAWRADPSGPRPRTGGPGPEAGGPDPDTSGSGPDTSGSGPDTGGSGPDAVALYRAMRLIRRFEERCVELVKAGEIVGGIHPCTGQEAVAAGVCAALRPDDVITSTHRGHGHVLAKGADLNRMTAELMGRTTGLNKGRGGSMHAADVGLGILGANGIVGAGAPIATGAAWAAVRAGADRVAVSFFGDGAVSQGVVLESLNLASLWRLPVLFVCENNGYSSTVTVEDMVAGTIVGRAAAFGMSAETVDGMDAEAVAAAARRHVDRARAGGGPALLECRTYRFDAHHTWEHRSFVRYRTPEQVKEGRRRDPVRIQGDRIPEGERARVDDEVEAALDTAVRFARDSPEPDPADALDHLYATGLRPRAGVSTHA
- a CDS encoding TetR/AcrR family transcriptional regulator; this encodes MREKRETPLRSDAQRNRERILAVALEELTRSGDAPLSAIAKKAGVGQGTFYRHFPSREALVLEVYRNEVRQVADAAARLLETRPPECALREWMDHLARYAMTKVGLADAMRVATTSHGTLVSVAHGPLTSAITLLLDANEEAGTIRPGVSADDFLLAIAGLWQIDPHQEWQPRAGRLLDLVMDGLRAGAPEDRAPAAER
- a CDS encoding alpha-ketoacid dehydrogenase subunit beta, whose product is MPKLGCLTALTRALGDELERDLDVCVFGEDVRVGVANVTKGLVQRFGPERIVDTPLSEQAFTSFATGAALSGRRPVIEFQIPSLMFLVFEQIANQAHKFSLMTGGQVKVPVTYLVPGSGSRTGWAGQHSDQPYSLFAHVGLKTVVPSGPADAYGLMVSAIRDDDPVVVLTPAASSMTFESVDLASLAPLPLGVGHVARPGTDVTVVAVGQFVGQAVEVAEELADEVSVEVFDPRTVYPFDWQGLAASVQRTGRLVVIDDSNRFCGLGAEVVAVAAEEMRLVAPPRRITRPDGAVLPFALALDRAAQPHRDQLVTAIQQVCKEGR